In Fusobacteria bacterium ZRK30, the DNA window ATTGATAACAGAGTATTAAAGGACAATACCAGGTTAAAAGATGGTGGCTTTAGATTTATTGGAGGTGGAAGTTATTCAGAGAAAGACGTAGAAGGTTATGATAATGTAACAGGGTATGAAACTGATTTAAATAGTGTCTACTTTGGTGGTGAGAAACAAACCTCTAAAGATCTAAAAATAGGAGGGGTTTTAGTTGTAGGAGAAGGAAATACAGACTCTGATAATAAAACAACAAGAACTGATGATTACTTCCAAGGGACAGGGTATCTAAAATACCAGACAAAGGATGATAGTAGGCTTTTATCTACAATTTTTATAGGAACAACTAATGCTGAGATAAAAAGAAAAGCCAGTATTGGTAATATTTCTGAAGATTTAAAAGACGATGTCCGAAGTAAATATATAGGGACTTCTAATAAATTATTAAAAAGGTATCAAATTAATGATAAGAAAACTTATATTGAGCCTAGTGTAGAGTTGAATCTAACTTATGTATCACAAGAAGATATGGATGAGTCAGGAAGCTATGGAATAAAAGTGGACGGTGTTAAAGGCTTATCAGTAGAAACTGGAGTTGGAGTAACAGTTGGACAGAGTTTTGAAGTTTCTAAAAACTCTAAGATTAATATTGAAGGGTCTCTTAAAGGGTATGTAGAATTAGGTGAGCCATATAAGGATACTGAAAGTACTTTACAGCCTGTATCAGGAAAAGGAATAACTGTAAAAGGATATGATGGAGATGAGTATTATGGTAAAACTGGTATAAATTTAAACTATCTTTATAAAGACCACTTAAAAGTGGAAGGAGAAATAAGTCATAAGTTTGGAGATAAAGAGGAGGAGATAGAGTACCGAATAGGAGTTGGATATAAATTTTAATTACTACTTCTCATTTTTTATATTATTCGCGAATGTAGTTTTTCTGGGGATAAGAAAATGGCTTCCTGTTATATACCTAATTTAACAAGATTTTGATTACCTTATATATTAAATTTTAGTATGTCAAACAAGCCTTTAAAAAAAGGCTTGTTGGCATTATTTGTTTAATTTAAACTTTATTCAACATGGCTCTAGAGTTCTATTTAACTTTATTGACTGTGATATATACTATAAACATTGGAGGTATAGTTATATTTTATTTTATTGATACAAAGACTCAAAATATACATTTAAAACAATGTGATCTTCTGTCAAAAAATAATAGATTTTTTTTAGGATCTCATATTAATTTAGAATCTGCAGTAATTACTGCTATTTCAGAAGGATATATTAACGCAAAAATATGTTCTTATTGTTGTACTGCAATAAGGTGGTAATAATATAATTTAATTAAAAAATGGGGAGCTTATATCCAAAATGAAAATAAATTAATATTACTCTATTTTTCTTACCCCTTGATGTGCTATAATGTCTCTACTCAATTAGAAGGATGTGAAGAAAAAGAATGAAAAAAATGTTTAAGTTAGTGGTTGGTTGTTTAATTTTAGGTAATATGTTATTTGCAAAAGAAGTGGATGTAAAGATCTTAGGAACTTCCGATGTGCATGGGAGGATCTCACCGTGGGATTATTCCACAGATATGCAAAATTATTCAGGAGGATACTCACAGATCTCAACACTTGTAAAAGATTATAGAAAAACAAATGATAATGTTGTTTTAGTTGATCTAGGAGACGCTATACAGGATAATGGAATTGAAAAATTTAATGATATATATTATAAGGAAAATAAACATCCTATAATGCAAATCTATAATACTATGGGATATGATATGGTAGTTCCAGGAAATCATGAATTTAACTTTGGAATGGATTTCTTAGATAGAGCTTTTGATCAGTTTAACGGAGATATATTAGCTACAAATGTTTATACGAAATCAAATAAAAACTATTATAAACCATCTACTATAGTAGAGGTAGAGGGTGTAAAAATCGGAATAATTGGTGTGACTACTCCCCTTATAGAGCAATTTGAGGAAGGAACTGATAATCTAAGGGATTTAGTTTTTAGAGATCCCATCGCAGAGATAAAAAAAGAGATAGTAAGATTGAAGAGTAAAGGTGTTGACAGCATTGTATTATTAGCTCATATGGGGTTACCTAATGAAAATAATATAGCAGGAACAGGTGTAACAGATGTTGCCAATGAAATCCCAGAAATAGATGTTATCTTAGCAGGACATTACCATAAAAATATATCTGAAAAAGTTATCAACGGTGTATTGATTACTGAACCATATAAATATGGTAAAAACATTTCAGTAGTAGACTTAAAATTTGATGTGACAGATAAAAAAGTAAAATTATTGTCTAAAGGCAGCGAAAGTGTTTCAGTTAAAGGTGTAAAATCAGATAAAAAGATTGAAGCTATCTATAAAAGATTTCATGATAAATTAAGAGAAGATGCTAATATTATAGTAGGTGAGACAAAAAAAGATCTAGTGCCTGAAAATGAGTTGAAAGGGATTCCTGCTATCTATACAAAAGATACAGGGTTAGCTACTCTATTTGGAGAAGTTGGCTTCTATTTCGCTAAAGAAAGCGGAGTAGACGTAATTGCACTTTCAGT includes these proteins:
- a CDS encoding metallophosphoesterase; this translates as MKKMFKLVVGCLILGNMLFAKEVDVKILGTSDVHGRISPWDYSTDMQNYSGGYSQISTLVKDYRKTNDNVVLVDLGDAIQDNGIEKFNDIYYKENKHPIMQIYNTMGYDMVVPGNHEFNFGMDFLDRAFDQFNGDILATNVYTKSNKNYYKPSTIVEVEGVKIGIIGVTTPLIEQFEEGTDNLRDLVFRDPIAEIKKEIVRLKSKGVDSIVLLAHMGLPNENNIAGTGVTDVANEIPEIDVILAGHYHKNISEKVINGVLITEPYKYGKNISVVDLKFDVTDKKVKLLSKGSESVSVKGVKSDKKIEAIYKRFHDKLREDANIIVGETKKDLVPENELKGIPAIYTKDTGLATLFGEVGFYFAKESGVDVIALSVDQEHANLDKGLIKKKDINFNYRYTGGEVTVYEVTGKDLKDYLEWSAAYYNTIKDGDLLISFDLDRRSEKYATFDFAKGVTYDIDVREKSGDRIKNLALLNGTPIKDNTKIKLGMNSYRMERMLGKGGALEGRTNIKKTWDSKEVYGEMDGTIRYMTMKYIKDVKGGIIDIEASNNWKIIGLPDNKDSKLAKKLLNQGKIKLHNKGRATNISSITLEDIKK